In Spirosoma aureum, a single genomic region encodes these proteins:
- a CDS encoding NAD(P)H-dependent oxidoreductase — MKTVFVINGGQKFAHSGGAFNETLTGWTLDFLRQHPEFDVKVTNINDEYDPFEEVKKYVWADIVIYHTPVWWFQLPYRMKEYLDRVFTAGHQQGIYTSDGRSRKNPAVNYGTGGTLHGRHYMLTTSWNAPKEAFTLPGEFFNQKSVDEGVMFGFHRMNAFTGMEPLESIHFHDVEKNVNIARDKLLYRAHLEKVLIGQSVVAI, encoded by the coding sequence ATGAAAACGGTTTTTGTCATCAACGGCGGTCAAAAGTTTGCTCACTCGGGTGGGGCATTTAATGAAACACTAACAGGCTGGACACTGGATTTCCTGCGGCAACACCCTGAATTTGACGTAAAAGTTACCAACATCAACGATGAATACGATCCATTTGAGGAAGTCAAAAAATATGTCTGGGCTGATATTGTGATTTATCATACACCGGTCTGGTGGTTCCAGTTACCTTACCGGATGAAAGAATATCTTGACCGTGTATTTACGGCTGGCCATCAGCAGGGAATTTATACCAGTGATGGACGGTCGCGTAAAAACCCAGCTGTAAACTATGGTACTGGTGGTACACTTCATGGTCGGCACTACATGCTTACCACAAGCTGGAATGCTCCTAAAGAAGCATTTACACTACCAGGCGAATTTTTTAATCAAAAAAGTGTGGATGAAGGAGTCATGTTCGGTTTTCATCGAATGAATGCGTTCACGGGTATGGAGCCGCTGGAAAGTATTCACTTTCACGACGTTGAAAAAAATGTGAATATCGCTCGGGATAAACTGCTTTATAGGGCTCATCTGGAGAAAGTACTAATAGGCCAGTCCGTTGTTGCTATATAG
- a CDS encoding glutaminase family protein: MQDKKSTRLLFLLIVSLLIQGIHAQSLRPPAYPLVTHDPYFSVWSTTDKLTDSPTRHWTGKPQSLEGMIRVDGKVYQFLGAVPTTYAPILPTAELKPYTALYTTTKPGDGWEKPGFNASNWTSAPGPFGDTPEARTRWTNSESMKDGIYIRREFTYDGKADPANLLLSINHDDDVEVYLNGTKILAKPGYINEYVNLPLSAEGQKALHTGKNVLAIHCVSPRGGSFIDVGIVNPIKSSAVSAATQTAVTVSATQTEYTFTAGPVGLTVNFLSPLLLDELDVASRPVTYVTFNAQSSDDKPHSVQILFTESATMATNTAGQNVLAKAGQAPGLSYQTVGTQDQQVLVKKGDNVRIDWGYAYLAVPQPSAGSRTGSGKVADLKQFFFDKGQLSAAVKTAAEPAQTMAVAAVLDLGSVTKPVARHLMLAYDDLYSVQYFQQNLRAWWNRDGKTTMPDLLQTAEKDYTRLRQKCTSFDAKVRADAEKAGGKEYADLCVLAYRQAISAHKIVAGPKSAGKDAPVLFFSKENFSNGSIGTVDVTYPSAPLFLLYNNELAKGLLRFIFDYSESGRWKKDFPAHDVGTYPLANGQTYGEDMPVEEAGNMMILTAAVAHVDGKPDFAREHWPTLTKWVGFLKRDGFDPTNQLCTDDFAGHLARNANLSAKAIVGIACYGKLARMMGDQKTADEHFALARELARKWMQLDADGDHYALTFDKTAGSWSQKYNIVWDRLLDLNVFPEEVAKKEIAFYLNHQNTYGLPLDSRKTYTKSDWIMWTATLADSDADFQALIKPVWKFANETPSRVPLTDWHETTNAKQVGFQARSVVGGYYIKLLQKQMKK, translated from the coding sequence ATGCAAGACAAAAAATCAACCCGTTTACTCTTCCTTCTAATCGTTTCCCTGCTGATACAGGGAATACACGCTCAGTCACTGCGACCACCTGCTTACCCGCTCGTGACGCACGATCCCTACTTTAGCGTCTGGAGTACCACCGATAAACTTACGGATTCGCCAACGCGTCACTGGACTGGTAAACCACAGTCGCTCGAAGGAATGATTCGGGTCGATGGAAAAGTATACCAGTTTCTGGGAGCTGTTCCAACCACCTACGCGCCAATTCTGCCGACTGCCGAACTGAAGCCTTATACCGCTTTATACACAACGACGAAACCCGGCGACGGTTGGGAAAAGCCCGGCTTCAATGCCAGCAACTGGACTTCGGCACCGGGTCCTTTCGGCGATACACCCGAAGCGAGAACCCGCTGGACAAACAGCGAATCCATGAAAGATGGAATCTACATCCGGCGCGAGTTTACCTATGATGGCAAGGCTGATCCGGCCAATTTGCTGTTGTCGATCAACCACGATGACGATGTGGAGGTGTATCTGAATGGCACCAAAATTTTAGCCAAACCGGGCTATATCAACGAATACGTAAACCTGCCCCTCTCGGCTGAAGGACAAAAGGCTTTACATACTGGTAAAAACGTGCTGGCCATTCACTGCGTCAGTCCACGGGGTGGGTCGTTTATTGATGTAGGCATTGTCAATCCCATTAAATCTTCTGCCGTATCGGCGGCCACGCAAACGGCGGTAACGGTCTCGGCTACCCAAACCGAATACACCTTTACTGCCGGGCCAGTCGGGCTGACCGTTAATTTTTTGTCGCCACTACTGCTCGACGAACTCGATGTAGCTTCCCGGCCCGTAACGTACGTAACATTCAATGCGCAATCGAGCGACGATAAACCGCATTCAGTGCAGATTTTGTTTACTGAATCGGCTACAATGGCTACCAACACTGCTGGACAGAATGTTCTGGCAAAAGCTGGCCAGGCTCCAGGGTTATCGTATCAAACAGTAGGCACACAGGATCAGCAGGTACTGGTCAAAAAAGGTGATAACGTTCGTATTGATTGGGGCTATGCCTATCTGGCAGTGCCGCAGCCATCGGCTGGCAGCCGTACCGGATCGGGGAAAGTAGCCGATCTCAAGCAGTTTTTCTTCGACAAAGGCCAGCTTTCGGCAGCCGTAAAGACTGCCGCCGAACCGGCGCAGACAATGGCCGTTGCTGCCGTGCTTGATTTGGGTAGCGTGACCAAACCGGTTGCCCGACATTTGATGCTGGCTTACGATGATCTATACTCGGTTCAGTACTTTCAGCAGAATCTGCGGGCATGGTGGAATCGCGATGGCAAAACAACAATGCCCGATTTACTGCAAACGGCGGAGAAGGACTATACGCGGCTTCGGCAAAAGTGTACGTCCTTTGATGCCAAAGTACGTGCTGATGCTGAAAAAGCGGGTGGTAAAGAATATGCCGATTTGTGCGTTCTGGCGTACCGGCAGGCCATTTCTGCCCATAAAATTGTAGCTGGCCCAAAAAGTGCAGGAAAGGATGCACCTGTCCTGTTCTTCTCGAAAGAGAACTTTTCGAATGGGTCAATCGGAACAGTAGACGTAACCTATCCGTCGGCTCCTTTATTTCTCCTCTACAACAATGAGTTGGCTAAGGGTCTGCTCCGTTTTATCTTCGATTATAGTGAGTCAGGCCGGTGGAAAAAGGATTTTCCGGCTCATGACGTAGGCACCTATCCGCTGGCAAATGGGCAAACGTATGGCGAAGATATGCCCGTAGAGGAAGCCGGAAATATGATGATTTTGACGGCTGCCGTTGCCCATGTCGACGGCAAGCCTGATTTCGCTCGTGAGCACTGGCCAACCCTGACCAAATGGGTTGGTTTTTTGAAACGCGATGGATTCGATCCGACCAATCAGCTCTGTACCGATGATTTTGCCGGTCACCTGGCCCGTAATGCCAACTTATCCGCAAAGGCCATTGTCGGCATTGCCTGTTATGGTAAACTTGCCCGGATGATGGGTGATCAGAAAACGGCCGATGAGCATTTTGCACTGGCTCGCGAGTTGGCTCGAAAGTGGATGCAACTCGATGCGGATGGCGATCATTATGCGCTTACGTTCGACAAAACTGCCGGAAGCTGGAGCCAGAAGTATAACATTGTCTGGGATAGATTGCTTGATTTGAACGTATTTCCGGAGGAGGTAGCCAAAAAAGAGATTGCGTTTTATCTCAACCATCAGAATACATACGGACTGCCGCTGGACAGTCGGAAAACCTACACAAAATCGGACTGGATCATGTGGACCGCAACCCTGGCCGATTCAGATGCCGATTTTCAAGCCTTAATTAAGCCAGTCTGGAAGTTTGCCAACGAAACGCCAAGCCGTGTGCCGCTCACCGACTGGCACGAAACTACAAACGCCAAACAGGTTGGTTTTCAGGCTCGGTCGGTCGTGGGGGGATACTACATTAAATTGCTACAGAAGCAGATGAAAAAATAG
- a CDS encoding sulfatase family protein: MKYFLLSGFSTLVFIGILTSFRPQFDNPPTRPSAARPNAARPKNIIYILADDHRYDFMGFTGKVAGLKTPNLDRLASEGAHVRNAFVSTALCSPSRASILTGQYAHTHKVVDNFAALTPGLKFFPHYLKQAGYKTAFLGKWHMGNTDDAPQPGFDYWLSFKGQGVYYNPTFNINGKQVSYADSSYTSDLLTDYALKWLSSLDKNKPFCLYLSHKAVHAEFQPAKRHRGMYRNIPINYPQSMYFTATDTSKIWGPKPLTQSPETGALKVNMADMPAWVKNQRYSWHGVDYMYDGQIGFNDFYRQYCETLMGVDDSVGRVLKWLEANNQLENTLIVYMGDNGFSFGEHGLIDKRHMYEESMRVPLLIRCTDIIKPGTKLDQVIQNVDIAPTLMAYAGLAKPAQMQGNSFLPLLKGQTIPWRDRAFYEYYWEADFPQTPTMFGVRTGRYKYIFNHGVWDANELYDLQSDPQEVNNLIRSSEHQKIAQDMRNQVFDWLESTGGLQIPLHPIRQKRNDHRYKGTY; the protein is encoded by the coding sequence ATGAAGTACTTTCTATTAAGTGGGTTTAGTACGCTTGTCTTTATAGGCATACTGACCTCATTTCGCCCCCAGTTTGACAATCCTCCCACCCGACCGAGCGCGGCCCGACCGAACGCGGCCCGACCCAAAAATATTATTTACATTCTGGCCGATGACCATCGCTACGATTTCATGGGGTTTACGGGTAAAGTTGCCGGATTGAAAACGCCGAACCTCGATCGGCTGGCCAGCGAAGGGGCTCATGTTCGGAATGCGTTTGTAAGTACCGCCCTTTGTTCGCCCAGCCGGGCCAGTATTCTGACAGGACAGTATGCGCATACACACAAGGTGGTCGACAACTTTGCGGCATTAACGCCGGGCCTGAAATTCTTCCCGCACTACCTGAAACAGGCAGGTTATAAAACGGCATTTCTGGGTAAATGGCATATGGGCAATACCGACGATGCTCCCCAGCCCGGTTTCGATTATTGGCTCAGCTTTAAAGGGCAGGGCGTTTATTATAACCCGACCTTCAACATCAATGGAAAACAGGTCAGTTATGCCGACAGCAGCTACACCAGCGATTTACTGACCGATTATGCCCTGAAGTGGCTCAGTTCGCTCGACAAGAACAAACCGTTCTGCCTCTATCTTTCGCATAAAGCGGTTCATGCCGAATTTCAGCCCGCCAAACGTCACCGGGGTATGTACCGCAACATTCCTATCAACTACCCGCAGAGCATGTATTTTACGGCCACAGATACCAGTAAAATCTGGGGGCCGAAACCGCTGACTCAAAGTCCGGAAACGGGTGCATTAAAAGTTAACATGGCCGACATGCCTGCCTGGGTGAAAAATCAACGGTATAGCTGGCATGGGGTCGATTATATGTACGACGGGCAAATTGGCTTCAATGATTTTTACCGGCAATATTGTGAAACACTTATGGGCGTAGACGACAGCGTTGGACGCGTACTAAAGTGGCTGGAAGCGAACAATCAGTTAGAAAATACCCTGATCGTTTACATGGGTGACAACGGTTTCAGTTTCGGCGAACACGGCCTGATCGACAAGCGACACATGTATGAAGAATCGATGCGGGTGCCGCTGCTGATACGTTGTACCGACATCATCAAACCCGGCACAAAACTGGATCAGGTCATTCAGAATGTAGATATTGCCCCTACTTTAATGGCGTATGCAGGTCTTGCTAAACCAGCGCAGATGCAGGGGAATTCATTTTTGCCATTGCTTAAAGGCCAAACTATTCCCTGGCGCGACCGGGCTTTCTACGAGTATTATTGGGAAGCAGATTTTCCGCAAACACCCACCATGTTCGGTGTCAGAACGGGCCGGTATAAGTACATTTTCAACCACGGTGTCTGGGATGCGAATGAACTATATGATTTACAGAGCGACCCGCAGGAAGTTAACAACCTGATTCGTAGTTCAGAGCATCAAAAAATTGCCCAGGACATGCGCAATCAGGTATTCGACTGGCTCGAATCGACGGGCGGGTTGCAAATTCCGCTTCACCCTATCCGGCAAAAGCGCAACGATCACCGGTATAAGGGAACGTATTGA
- a CDS encoding GMC oxidoreductase codes for MNLNLKAQLNNTFDAIVVGSGISGGWAAKELTQKGLRVLMLERGRDLQHITGYDTALKAPWEFAHRDRTILPKDNPAPDFRVLGYNEQNGHFVFDNRNAPYKEIHPFLWYRPDTLGGKSIMWGRQSYRFSEMDFEANARDGYGTDWPIRYKDLAPWYSYVEPFAGISGNKEGLAQLPDGEFLPPMDLNCVEEHVRGKLKTKMNRVMTIGRTANLSKANPIHTSVGRAPCQYRNQCARGCPYGGYFSSLSATLPAARKTDRLTVRTDSIVSEVLFDEKKGKATGVRVIDSKTNQTTEYYARIIFLNASAMATNFILLNSVSGRFPNGFGNDSGTLGKYIMDHHFQVGANAQADGLGFDDKYYYGRRANGIYIPRYRNIGTDKRTYLRGFGYQGGASRSGWQRLIAEASSVEGNFGAALKERATQPGPWTMGIMGFGECLPYEDNTITLNHNRPDKWGLPTIIFDVKFRENEERMRQDMMNDAAEMLEASGLKNITTYDNHSIPGLAVHETGGVRMGRDPITSMLNAHNQLWAAKNVFVTDGASFASVACQNPSLTFMALTARAANFAVSELKRQNL; via the coding sequence ATGAACCTTAATCTTAAAGCACAACTCAATAATACGTTCGATGCCATTGTGGTTGGTTCGGGCATTAGTGGTGGCTGGGCCGCGAAAGAACTCACCCAGAAAGGGTTGCGGGTACTGATGCTCGAACGAGGGCGCGACCTTCAGCACATTACGGGCTACGATACCGCCCTGAAGGCTCCCTGGGAGTTTGCCCATCGCGATCGTACGATTTTACCAAAAGACAACCCAGCTCCTGATTTTCGGGTTCTTGGCTATAATGAACAAAATGGCCATTTTGTATTCGATAATCGAAACGCACCATACAAAGAAATACACCCTTTTCTCTGGTATCGTCCTGACACACTGGGTGGTAAGTCGATTATGTGGGGGCGGCAGAGCTATCGGTTTAGCGAGATGGATTTCGAGGCTAACGCCCGCGATGGCTACGGTACCGACTGGCCAATTCGGTATAAGGATCTGGCTCCCTGGTATAGCTACGTCGAACCATTCGCCGGTATTTCAGGCAATAAGGAGGGGTTGGCACAATTGCCCGACGGTGAGTTTTTGCCGCCTATGGATTTGAACTGCGTAGAGGAGCACGTTCGCGGGAAATTGAAAACCAAAATGAATCGCGTGATGACGATTGGCCGAACCGCCAATCTGTCGAAAGCCAATCCGATCCATACCTCGGTCGGCCGCGCTCCCTGCCAGTACCGAAATCAGTGCGCCAGAGGCTGCCCGTATGGTGGCTATTTCAGTTCACTTTCTGCAACGTTGCCAGCCGCCCGCAAAACCGATCGGCTCACGGTTCGGACGGATAGTATTGTATCGGAAGTGTTGTTTGACGAGAAAAAAGGGAAAGCTACCGGCGTTCGGGTTATCGACTCCAAAACGAATCAGACAACCGAGTATTACGCCCGGATTATCTTTCTGAATGCGTCGGCCATGGCCACGAATTTCATTCTACTTAACTCGGTTTCAGGCCGTTTTCCAAATGGATTCGGCAATGATAGCGGCACCTTAGGTAAATACATCATGGACCACCATTTTCAGGTAGGGGCTAATGCACAGGCCGATGGTTTGGGGTTCGATGACAAATACTACTATGGACGTCGGGCGAATGGCATCTACATCCCCCGCTATCGGAATATCGGAACCGACAAGCGTACGTACCTGCGAGGCTTTGGCTATCAGGGCGGAGCTTCCCGTTCCGGCTGGCAGCGACTGATTGCGGAAGCATCCAGTGTTGAGGGTAATTTCGGAGCAGCACTGAAGGAAAGGGCGACTCAGCCGGGTCCGTGGACAATGGGCATCATGGGCTTCGGTGAATGTTTACCCTATGAAGACAACACGATTACGCTGAATCATAATCGGCCTGACAAGTGGGGGTTACCTACGATCATATTCGACGTGAAATTCCGTGAAAATGAAGAGCGTATGCGTCAGGACATGATGAACGATGCCGCCGAAATGCTCGAAGCGTCTGGGCTGAAAAATATCACGACGTACGATAACCATTCGATACCCGGCCTGGCTGTTCATGAAACGGGTGGCGTTCGAATGGGCCGCGATCCCATAACGTCGATGCTTAACGCCCACAATCAGCTTTGGGCAGCTAAGAATGTGTTCGTTACCGACGGAGCTTCGTTTGCTTCTGTAGCCTGTCAAAACCCATCGCTCACGTTTATGGCCCTAACAGCCCGAGCGGCCAATTTTGCCGTCAGCGAATTGAAAAGGCAGAATTTATAA
- a CDS encoding response regulator transcription factor, which translates to MIRVLIADDHNVFVEGIESLISGSPDIKVTERCYTVQSVVERLAQVSIDVVLLDISFPQIEDGLGLCEHITRTYPKTKVVALTMHDDASLIKRVVKKGAKGYLLKNTTKTELLQAIQTVHHEKQYFNETIMHILLNEGPKNRKSTAGVGVKPNLTPRESEVLILIAQGLTTQQMATQLFVSAKAVEFHRSSLLMKFGVPNTALLIKTAMEMQYID; encoded by the coding sequence ATGATACGAGTTCTAATAGCTGACGACCACAATGTCTTTGTCGAAGGGATCGAGTCGCTTATTTCAGGATCGCCGGATATCAAAGTGACTGAACGGTGCTACACAGTCCAGTCGGTTGTTGAGCGGTTGGCCCAGGTGTCAATCGATGTTGTTTTACTGGATATTTCCTTTCCGCAGATTGAAGATGGTCTTGGCCTATGTGAACATATAACGCGCACCTACCCAAAAACGAAAGTTGTAGCACTAACCATGCACGACGATGCCAGCCTGATCAAACGGGTCGTAAAGAAGGGGGCAAAAGGCTACTTATTGAAGAATACAACCAAAACAGAGTTACTACAGGCAATCCAGACGGTTCATCACGAGAAGCAATATTTTAATGAAACCATTATGCATATTCTGCTGAACGAAGGACCTAAAAACCGAAAGTCGACTGCGGGTGTGGGCGTTAAACCAAACCTGACACCCCGTGAATCGGAAGTACTTATCCTGATTGCACAAGGCCTGACAACCCAGCAAATGGCTACCCAGTTATTTGTGAGTGCAAAGGCTGTTGAATTTCATCGAAGCAGCCTGCTGATGAAGTTTGGCGTTCCTAATACGGCCTTGTTGATCAAGACCGCTATGGAAATGCAATATATTGATTGA
- a CDS encoding tetratricopeptide repeat-containing sensor histidine kinase: MRSYSTYSVLPAWWISVLLLLGVTGWFQPVMAVSEPASIDSLKRQIRQLVQDKKYDQVAKSYDHLGWLYHQRYGYNKYTMDSYFSGLNYYGLMGDSVGYYNEYIVIGDYYTHDYFMQAYAEKYLQKAQQFFERTHNIPKVIECRLGFANIAQKKDPLPNDLFTQLRETERLSAQYKQAYSQAYALNLLANTYSRVKKPDSAYYFANKSLSIARNLKTNWLIALNHFYLGLVKQFKNQSKEAIDEYQQSFKLAEAENNLSMVRELSRHTADSYFRMGDYKNAYAASLKTLDFTNQFYSSEQTKSIRLQELDNQIKTLAVEKQLVEEKSRNQHVLNSMLAIGLVISVLGVCALVYLRRQQKLIAHQQTVIAQQQIRQLELKSLRAMIEGQEGERSRIARDLHDGLGIQLSRIKLFVEAHQEQLPLSVKEPLNQFLDEACTETRLISNDLRPYALSTFGFIPALEDLVQKLNLVNQTKLILEHYGEVPALGDEASVMIYRVVQELLNNALKHAHAQVVTVQIMASDETTLISVDDDGQGADFEKKPSKGNGIANINSRIAYLGGQVMWQSEAGKGTSVMISLPMQKQLQTTTAIS; this comes from the coding sequence ATGAGGTCATATTCTACGTATTCTGTATTGCCTGCCTGGTGGATTTCAGTCCTGTTGCTCCTTGGGGTAACTGGCTGGTTCCAGCCGGTGATGGCTGTATCGGAACCAGCGTCGATCGATAGCCTGAAAAGGCAGATCAGGCAACTGGTTCAGGATAAAAAATACGATCAGGTCGCCAAATCATACGATCATCTGGGCTGGCTTTATCATCAGCGGTATGGCTATAACAAATACACGATGGACTCCTATTTCAGCGGGCTAAACTATTACGGCCTGATGGGTGATTCGGTAGGGTACTACAACGAGTATATTGTTATCGGTGATTATTACACGCACGATTATTTCATGCAGGCCTATGCGGAAAAATACCTGCAAAAAGCGCAACAGTTTTTTGAACGAACGCATAACATACCCAAAGTCATCGAGTGTCGATTGGGATTTGCCAATATTGCTCAGAAAAAAGACCCACTGCCGAATGACTTGTTCACGCAATTACGGGAAACCGAACGGTTGAGCGCCCAGTATAAGCAGGCGTATTCGCAGGCCTATGCGCTGAATCTGCTGGCAAATACGTATTCACGGGTTAAGAAGCCAGATTCTGCTTACTACTTTGCCAATAAGAGCCTGTCTATAGCCCGGAATCTAAAAACGAACTGGCTGATTGCCCTGAATCACTTCTATTTAGGCCTTGTCAAGCAGTTCAAAAATCAGTCGAAAGAAGCGATTGACGAATACCAGCAGAGTTTTAAACTCGCAGAAGCTGAAAATAACCTGTCGATGGTGCGGGAGTTATCCAGGCATACCGCCGATAGTTACTTCCGGATGGGTGATTATAAAAATGCCTATGCCGCATCATTAAAGACACTCGACTTCACGAATCAGTTCTATTCGTCCGAACAAACGAAAAGTATTCGATTGCAGGAACTCGACAACCAGATCAAAACATTGGCGGTAGAAAAACAACTGGTCGAGGAGAAGAGCCGCAACCAGCATGTACTTAATTCAATGTTGGCTATTGGTTTGGTTATTAGTGTATTAGGTGTTTGTGCGTTGGTCTACCTTCGCCGTCAGCAGAAGTTGATTGCGCATCAACAAACCGTTATTGCCCAGCAGCAGATTCGTCAGCTCGAACTAAAGTCATTGCGGGCCATGATCGAAGGACAGGAGGGCGAACGGAGCCGAATTGCCCGCGACCTGCACGATGGCCTGGGAATTCAGTTGTCGCGTATAAAGTTATTTGTTGAAGCGCATCAGGAACAATTACCCTTATCCGTAAAAGAACCGTTAAACCAGTTTTTAGATGAAGCCTGTACCGAAACCCGCCTGATTTCCAATGATCTCCGGCCCTATGCATTATCCACCTTTGGATTCATTCCTGCCCTGGAAGATCTGGTTCAAAAGTTAAACCTTGTCAATCAGACGAAACTGATTCTGGAACATTACGGCGAGGTTCCGGCTCTGGGCGATGAGGCTTCTGTGATGATCTACAGGGTTGTTCAGGAGTTACTGAATAATGCGTTGAAACATGCTCATGCTCAGGTGGTTACTGTGCAGATTATGGCCAGTGACGAAACCACCTTGATCAGTGTCGATGACGACGGACAGGGAGCCGATTTTGAAAAAAAGCCATCAAAAGGCAATGGTATTGCCAACATCAACTCACGAATTGCTTACCTCGGTGGGCAGGTTATGTGGCAGAGCGAAGCCGGGAAAGGAACCTCTGTCATGATCTCGCTGCCAATGCAAAAACAACTCCAAACAACAACCGCAATTAGCTAG